The genome window TTGGCAGCAAGCACCTCGCCCAAAGCAACTTTCGGTTTATCACCGCTCGTAATAATCTTGCCGTATATTTGTATGTCTTGAACTATGGTCTTGCCCTTGACCGTCAAGTTCTGATTTACAGTAGCTGATTCTTCTACCAACAGCTTACCGACTCTAGCGGTGCCATTAACTACCAGTTCGCTTATCTTAGTTTTGCCTGAAACATTAAGGCTGTTGAAATCGTTGCCAGAGGCAATCTGCGCCTTAAGCGTATGTATATCACTAGCATGGCTGTCGATTATTGACTGCTGTTCCTGGACGGCTTCTGTCAGCAGAGCTGTCATTTGGCTGTATCGGACACCCTCTAGCTCGCCGGTTTCCTGGTTATACCTGGCCAACAGAGGATTTACTTGGGCTACTTCCTCGGCGATGAAGCCTAGATCTTGATAGACGTTTTTGGGCGAGCCGAGCATGGAGTTCCAGTCAAACCTTACCGGGTTCAATTGAAGTACGGTACTCAAGCCTAGATTTAAATCCTTCACGCTGTCCTTGAATTTGGCTAGCGACGTACAACCTGCCAAATCACCACTAGAGTTCCTGCACTGTGTTGTATTGTTGTCGGCCGTAGCGGCGATGTACCTTATCTGACCATTTACATCAAGTTCTTGGCCAGGTGTACCCGTACCGATACCGACGAATCCGTCACTGCCCTGGACGAACAAGGCGTTAGCCTGGCCTGTACCTTCAACTCTGAAGTCAGCATCAGCACCCTGTTCGTTGAATACAGCCGCGCCAGTAGCTTGCAGCCAGATATCGGCCGCGCCGGTGGTGGTGGCACCAATGACGATGTCTTCAGCGCCGGAGAGATCGGCTGGGAACAAGAAAGTACCGCCATCGGTCCATTCGCTGGCGCCACCCACGACTGAGCCGCTGGCGACGATTTCTAGACCTACGATTCCGCCGGAGATATCAGTACCGCCGTCAATCCCGGTGACCCCAGGGCTGGAAGTAAGGCCGGCGGCTCCGTATTGCACATGGTGGTGGGCTGCCGCGCCGGTATCGAAGCTATATAGCTCCGTATAGCCAGCCTCTCCCGCCTCCGTGTCCGGCAAGAAGTAAGAACCCGTTATAAACACCGAGGCTTCGTTTGCCGGACTGTTCATGGCCACATCCATGCTGGTTTGCTCGAATACCGAATTCGATTGCGATTGGACAATCGGTGTCGTCGGGCTATGGCCAGTGGCTTTGGCGACGGTCCAGGCGATTTCGGTTTGTGACTGGCCGCCGAAGGTTATGCTCAATGTGCCTGAGGTCGTGGTGGGCGCTATACCCCAGAAGTACGTATTCTCTTCGAAGTCGCTACCAAAGGACACGTTCTCTGAAGACCAAGTGATGCCGAGTCCCGACAAGCTGGGCGTATTGGCGCTACCAGAAGACCGGAAATTGGCTACTGATACCAGTACTAGATCGCCGGCATCTACTGCTATGGAGGCCGTTGTGGCTGACGTGCCTGAGTTATCACCCGAGTCCAATCCGGTTACTTCAATTCCGCTGCCGCCTCCGCCAGTACAATTTGCCAAGGTTTCCAGACAAAAGGTATCCGCACCAGCCGTAATCGGGATGGTTAAGACTTGGTTGCCGGTTTGGTCGGCGCTTTGGATGGTTATGGTCTGGCCGTTACCGTCGTGCAGAATGAGCGAACCAAGCTGGCTGGCTCCGCCAACTGTCACGGAAGCACCCTGGACAGCCAGAGTAGAAGCGGCGGTAGTGGCTCCCCCGTCAGCAATGGTAAAGACTGGCGTGCCGTTATCTTGAATCAGGACTATATTCGCCGTGGAAGTCGAGTTATTGACTACCAGATTAGCAGTGAGGGCGTTGGTGCCCGTGTTCACCCCGATTGAACCGGTATTGGCTCCATCAACCGTAAAGACCTGTTGAGTACCGACTGTGCCCACGGCATCGACACCTTGGTTCCAGACATAGAAGTCAATAGCATTCTGGTTGGGACTGCCAGAATTGTGGCGTGTCTTAATGGCATGGGTGTAGCTGGTAGTACCGTCGTAGGACATCAGGATTTGGTTATCAACAACATCGGTTGAACCACCCCCCGCTCTCAGACGCAGCGCGTGGGTGGCGGCGGCCACGTCCAGCATTGCGGTGGTAGGCGCGTTGGTGCCGATACCCACCAGACCGGTACTCAGTACCGTCAAGCGGGCGGCACCGTTGGTGGCCAGTTGTAGGGCGCCGGCCGAGTAGGCCTGACGGAAGTATGCGGCGTTGGCTAGAGAGTTTGTGAATATCTGGCCGGCGTCACCGACTAGTCCAACGTTGGCGGTCACCGTCCCGCCGTCTTGAGTCAAATCAATCCGGGGGTTGTCATTTTCATCGTTATTATCTGTGTCGGCCACGACCCTAAGGACGCTGTCGCCCTCAGTGCCACTGGTTACTTCGAGTGTGGAGTTCACGTACACTGTGTCAACATCTTGGGTAATAAACGAGTCAAGCAGAGAATTACTGCTACCAAAGACAGGTATAACCCCGCTGGTTCCGCTGCCTAACCAGCTAAGGGTAATCTCGCCGTTACCTGAATGGTCGGCGTTAACTGATGCGCCAATCGGCACTAATGACGAACCGCCGCCGCCTCCTCCGCCTGAGACACAGCTGCCGCTCGAGTTACCGCCGCCACCGTAGAGACCGCTGCCTCCGCCGGTATCGACAAGGTTGCCGCTATTACCACCGATGCCTAGTGCGCCGTCCTGCCCGCTGCCAACACCACTACCCGGCGTTGATGTGGTCGCACCACTGCCACCGCCAAATCCGCCGTCGCCGCCGTTTGGCGTACCACCGGCGCCGCCGCTAATACCACAACCCGCGCCGCCGCCGCCGGCGCCAGCTACAATCACTCTGTCATTTAATGTGTTACCGCCGTAGCGTATGTCTGATGCGCCGCCGCCGCCGCCAACACCGCCCCCGTTATATCCGCCGTTAGCGCCGGATCCACCCACGTATATATAAAGTGTCTCGCCAGGGTTAACATCCAACGAGCCCTCAACTGTGGCGCCCAATCCTCCGCTTCCACCGCTACCACTTCCGGCTGAGACTACATAGTTAATCTGATAAACACCGGCTGGGACTTGCCAGGTTTGCTCGCCGCCAGTCAAACCAAAGGCTTGTTCACCTCCTCCGCCCCCGCCTAGCGTGACGGTCAAAGTTCCGTCAATTTGCGGCAGATAAGCCGTATACCCGTTGCTTTGCAAGCCTAAGTTGCTGGTACTCGTCAGCAGTCCATTGCTGAGGGTGGTCGTGCCTGCACCAACAGTTATTCCCCCCAGGAAGGAGCCTTGGAAGAAGCGATTGCTGAGAGTGGAATAATCGCTGGCAGTGGCACCGAAATTCTGGATATTGTACCTGGTAACGGTCACATCGGCGTCGTAAGACACGGCAGGCCATACGCTGTAAGTTCCATCAGAGTTATCAACCGTAATCCGGGTAAAGTAATCCTGCCCGGCGTTGTCAAAGAATATGACATCGTTGACGCTAAAGACATCTGCGTCCAACGTGATGTCCGTAACATCTACACGAAGAGTTGATTCGGTATTGCCGGTGGTTCCGGTAGCCGAATTGTTAGCCAGCAGGTGCCCGCCATCTGCAATGCTAGAAACTAAACCGCCGCTATCGTATAGGCTTAGGAGATTGCCCGTACCAGCGTTGTTTATTCTGACACCGTCCACGTTGCCGGTATTTAGCTGGTCCACGCTGAACACGTACCCGCTGTCTGAACCGGAAGAACTGGGATTGCGGAATATAACCGAGTCATTGGTACTGTCCAGGGCTATTACTTGGTCGCCGGCGGAGCCGGCATCATAAGCCTCCTGCAGGGTAACGGATGAGTTGGCGCAATTAGCCAGAGTTTCCAAACAGAAAGTATCCGCCCCGCCAGGGTTGGGTACGGTCAACGTGTAGTCGCCGTCGAAGTTAGCTAACGAAATAGTGCCAGTGTTGGACGTACCGTCATTTAGTATCAACGACGCAGCCTGAGACGTGGTACCAATAGATACCGACGCGCCTTGGACGGTAATCGTACTGGCGGTCAGAACTGCTCCGGTCGTACCGTTGACCGTAAAATTGGCGGAATCAACAGCTATACCGCCGTCCAAATTGACCAAAGTTGTAGTTGTGGCTCCCCTGCCAGTTACCGAGGCCAAGGTGGACGTATTGTTTATGGTTACAGTATCGGTAGCCGAGGTCACAACGTTGATATCAGTGCCATCGGCAAAAGTCATGGTATTGCCCTGCAATATATCCTGAGGGGTAACTCCGTCTGTAATAGTGAACAAAGTATTTGTATCTAGCAACACGGTGCCGGAAGCATTGGGCAAAGTTATTGTTCTATCTGTTGTAGGGTTGGTGACAGTCAATAAGGTTTCATTGTTATCTGCACCGCCGGATGAGCCCTCAAATATCAAGCCTGTCGTACCAAATATGGCTTCACCCGCGTTTAAGCCTGGGTCGGCTCCAACGGTAGCCGTGTATTGGAGGGCAATACTGGGCGTCCATCCCTCTCCGGCCGAGCCGCTGACCGCAAGGCCTGTCCCGGCAGTTACATCCGCTACGTAGTTGCCGGTAGTATGCGTACCTAAGGTAATAAGGTTGTTTAAGGTGGTAGCTCCGGTACCGCCAGAGGCTATGTCCAGAGTACCGGCTAGGTCTTCCAGGTTGGCTACTACTAGATCAATAGTCCCGTCCCCGTCTTGGTAAGTAGCGGTAATACCGGTCTCAGTGTTGCCAGATAGCATAGCGCCGGTAATATCCTCAATGCGTTCGGATTGGATAGTTATGTCAAAGCTGTCGGTTGGAGTTTCAGAGACTAGGAAGTCGGCTCCGTCAAAGTCCAGGGTCGGAGCACCGGCAGATTGGACGACGCCGTCTACTTCTACTACGGCAAAGGTATCTAGCCCTAAGGTAGTACCGTCTACCCAGGTAAAGCCGCCTGAAGTTTGGTCGTAGGTCAGGACAAAGTTGTCGCTGGGTCCGTTGGTAACCTCCAGGTCTACTTCTTCAATAGTGCCGTCAACCAGTTCAGAGCCGTCTACGGTAGTACCCAAGGTAGCGGCAATAGTCACGGTATCGGTGCCGCTATCTCCAGTAATAGTAATACCTGAGCCGTTAGCTAGAGTCAGAGTGTCTGTGGAGCTGTCGGCCACCGGACTGGTGCCGGCTGGGGTAGCAATGGTAGAGAACAGGTTTTGCGCCGTACCGGCACAGTTGGCTAGGGTTACTAGGCAGAAGACGTCGGTAGCACCCACGGCGTCTGGTATAGATACGGTAGTGTCGTTACTAAGGTCACCGGCATCAATACCGGCGTAGAAGGTGCCGCCTACGCTCTCTAGGATTCTAAGCTCAGATGAGGCGTTATCTAAGACGATGTCAAAGGCGCCTGTCTGCTGCCAGTTGGCCGTCAAATTACCAAGCGCAATTGTCGGCGTGCCGCCTTCTGTGGCGGAGCTGCCGGAGATACCACTACCATTAGAGATAGTAGCTACATAGTTGCCAGCCGTGTCAGTAGTAAGTACTACCGTATCATTAGTAATCTCACTACCTTCAATGGTCTGGCCTAGTAGAGATACGTTGGAGCTTAGAGCATTGTCATCAACTGAGCCGGAAGCGCCAACGGTAATGGTGTCGGAAACTTCGGCGTCCTCGATGGTTTGGCCCAGGACGGAAATTTCACCGGTAATGTTGGGGAAGGTCAAGGTGGCGTCGGCGCCGGGGTCGGCAATAGCAAAGAAGGTCTGGAAGCCGTCGCCGGTAGTTAATCCTTCAAACGCCAGTGGTGTAGCTCCAGCCAGAGTACCGTTAACGGTAATTACATCACCGGCGGCATTGCCTAGGTTAACGTCGCCATTGGCATTTA of Candidatus Saccharimonadales bacterium contains these proteins:
- a CDS encoding tail fiber domain-containing protein; the protein is MLDHASSELSILESTGGTFYGNIDIGDLSGNRTYTFPDATGEVCLTSGNCVGGGGGGAPNDAQYLALALDGDLSAERVLQPGSGIGLSDGGANGNATLSLGALTANWQQTGAFDIVLDNASSELQILESNGGTFYATLDAGDLSANVTYQLPTASAGTYDICTTAGNCVGAGGGSAPNSAQYLTLALDGNLSAERVFAAGDGLSSTDAGANGNLTLDVDVDGSTISFNGSDELFIPDEGVTSLQVEDLSITGTDIANDTIALGTKTTGNYVATISNGSGISGSSASEGGTPTIALGNLTASWQQTGAFDIVLDNASSELQLRGSGGAFYATLDAGALTGDETFNLAAGTAGDICTTAGNCVGSGGSAPDDASYLVLGLSGNLSAERVLTPGTSISITDGGANGNYDINTIQDIRTTASPTFASPTFSGTLAVQGASVTIGGAGTLGQLILNDGSTNTGIIALANFDGNYTLTVPNPGGADSFCLQTLANCAGAAQNLFATIDAPNGTDPVADSSTDTLALADGSNITVTGDSGTDTITIAVVASPSFTNLTVSGTLNANGDVNLGNAAGDVITVNGTLAGATPLAFEGLTTGDGFQTFFAIADPGADATLTFPNITGEISVLGQTIEDAEVSDTITVGASGSVDDNALSSNVSLLGQTIEGSEITNDTVVLTTDTAGNYVATISNGSGISGSSATEGGTPTIALGNLTANWQQTGAFDIVLDNASSELRILESVGGTFYAGIDAGDLSNDTTVSIPDAVGATDVFCLVTLANCAGTAQNLFSTIATPAGTSPVADSSTDTLTLANGSGITITGDSGTDTVTIAATLGTTVDGSELVDGTIEEVDLEVTNGPSDNFVLTYDQTSGGFTWVDGTTLGLDTFAVVEVDGVVQSAGAPTLDFDGADFLVSETPTDSFDITIQSERIEDITGAMLSGNTETGITATYQDGDGTIDLVVANLEDLAGTLDIASGGTGATTLNNLITLGTHTTGNYVADVTAGTGLAVSGSAGEGWTPSIALQYTATVGADPGLNAGEAIFGTTGLIFEGSSGGADNNETLLTVTNPTTDRTITLPNASGTVLLDTNTLFTITDGVTPQDILQGNTMTFADGTDINVVTSATDTVTINNTSTLASVTGRGATTTTLVNLDGGIAVDSANFTVNGTTGAVLTASTITVQGASVSIGTTSQAASLILNDGTSNTGTISLANFDGDYTLTVPNPGGADTFCLETLANCANSSVTLQEAYDAGSAGDQVIALDSTNDSVIFRNPSSSGSDSGYVFSVDQLNTGNVDGVRINNAGTGNLLSLYDSGGLVSSIADGGHLLANNSATGTTGNTESTLRVDVTDITLDADVFSVNDVIFFDNAGQDYFTRITVDNSDGTYSVWPAVSYDADVTVTRYNIQNFGATASDYSTLSNRFFQGSFLGGITVGAGTTTLSNGLLTSTSNLGLQSNGYTAYLPQIDGTLTVTLGGGGGGEQAFGLTGGEQTWQVPAGVYQINYVVSAGSGSGGSGGLGATVEGSLDVNPGETLYIYVGGSGANGGYNGGGVGGGGGASDIRYGGNTLNDRVIVAGAGGGGAGCGISGGAGGTPNGGDGGFGGGSGATTSTPGSGVGSGQDGALGIGGNSGNLVDTGGGSGLYGGGGNSSGSCVSGGGGGGGSSLVPIGASVNADHSGNGEITLSWLGSGTSGVIPVFGSSNSLLDSFITQDVDTVYVNSTLEVTSGTEGDSVLRVVADTDNNDENDNPRIDLTQDGGTVTANVGLVGDAGQIFTNSLANAAYFRQAYSAGALQLATNGAARLTVLSTGLVGIGTNAPTTAMLDVAAATHALRLRAGGGSTDVVDNQILMSYDGTTSYTHAIKTRHNSGSPNQNAIDFYVWNQGVDAVGTVGTQQVFTVDGANTGSIGVNTGTNALTANLVVNNSTSTANIVLIQDNGTPVFTIADGGATTAASTLAVQGASVTVGGASQLGSLILHDGNGQTITIQSADQTGNQVLTIPITAGADTFCLETLANCTGGGGSGIEVTGLDSGDNSGTSATTASIAVDAGDLVLVSVANFRSSGSANTPSLSGLGITWSSENVSFGSDFEENTYFWGIAPTTTSGTLSITFGGQSQTEIAWTVAKATGHSPTTPIVQSQSNSVFEQTSMDVAMNSPANEASVFITGSYFLPDTEAGEAGYTELYSFDTGAAAHHHVQYGAAGLTSSPGVTGIDGGTDISGGIVGLEIVASGSVVGGASEWTDGGTFLFPADLSGAEDIVIGATTTGAADIWLQATGAAVFNEQGADADFRVEGTGQANALFVQGSDGFVGIGTGTPGQELDVNGQIRYIAATADNNTTQCRNSSGDLAGCTSLAKFKDSVKDLNLGLSTVLQLNPVRFDWNSMLGSPKNVYQDLGFIAEEVAQVNPLLARYNQETGELEGVRYSQMTALLTEAVQEQQSIIDSHASDIHTLKAQIASGNDFNSLNVSGKTKISELVVNGTARVGKLLVEESATVNQNLTVKGKTIVQDIQIYGKIITSGDKPKVALGEVLAANDSVTIKGNDSAGTLTIAIGQDSEINKGDTLAKVTFSQAYDQVPRISLTGTNLESTTLPVFVEKSAKGFILKAAIAAKPGRTYKFDYIIVQ